In one Neobacillus sp. CF12 genomic region, the following are encoded:
- a CDS encoding M20 family metallopeptidase: MNELVEILKENQAEMLETLKQIVEKESPTRDKELADELAIFIAELFEELTSGKSSIIQNELFGNHVRGEFGHGDEQILLLAHYDTVWQKGDILEKIPFKTEGDIAYGPGVFDMKGGIVQGLYALQALKETNAKLNKKVVFLCTSDEELGSPSSQKLIEEEAKKSKYVLVLEPAISRQGALKTARKGVGIFKLNVKGKAAHAGVEPEKGISAILELSKQVTYLHELTDYSKGTTVNVGKITGGTTVNVIAAEAEADIDLRVKTKAEFDRIIPIIKNLKPSTTGVEVSVAGGINRPPFERTDQVISLFNMAKKVAQEYLGFKLEEKETGGGSDGNFTAPFAPTLDGLGAVGDGAHALNEHIIISQMPKRSALLALLIKELAN; this comes from the coding sequence ATGAACGAGCTCGTCGAAATTCTAAAGGAAAATCAAGCAGAGATGCTTGAGACATTAAAACAAATAGTAGAAAAAGAATCACCTACTCGTGATAAAGAATTAGCTGATGAACTGGCGATTTTCATTGCTGAATTATTTGAAGAATTAACTTCTGGGAAATCATCCATTATTCAAAATGAGCTTTTTGGTAATCATGTCAGAGGGGAATTTGGACATGGCGACGAACAAATTCTGCTCCTGGCACACTATGATACAGTTTGGCAAAAAGGGGATATTCTAGAAAAAATTCCTTTTAAAACTGAAGGAGATATTGCCTATGGACCAGGAGTCTTTGATATGAAAGGCGGTATTGTCCAGGGGTTATATGCACTGCAAGCACTAAAAGAAACAAATGCAAAATTAAACAAAAAGGTCGTTTTTCTATGTACATCTGATGAAGAGTTGGGAAGCCCATCCTCTCAAAAACTAATAGAAGAAGAAGCAAAAAAAAGTAAATACGTGTTGGTATTAGAACCAGCAATATCGAGGCAAGGCGCATTAAAGACTGCTAGAAAAGGTGTAGGAATATTCAAACTAAATGTTAAAGGTAAAGCAGCTCATGCCGGAGTGGAACCTGAAAAAGGAATAAGCGCTATTCTTGAATTAAGCAAACAAGTAACTTATTTACATGAATTAACTGATTATAGCAAAGGAACCACCGTCAATGTAGGCAAAATCACAGGTGGAACAACCGTGAATGTGATTGCAGCAGAAGCGGAAGCAGATATCGATTTACGTGTAAAAACGAAAGCAGAATTTGACCGGATCATACCAATCATCAAAAATCTTAAGCCTAGTACCACTGGTGTTGAAGTTAGTGTAGCCGGCGGTATTAATCGACCGCCATTTGAACGAACAGATCAAGTTATTTCACTTTTTAACATGGCAAAGAAAGTGGCCCAGGAATATCTGGGTTTTAAATTGGAAGAGAAAGAAACAGGTGGAGGAAGTGACGGGAACTTTACAGCACCGTTTGCTCCAACCCTGGATGGTTTAGGTGCAGTTGGTGACGGGGCACATGCTCTTAATGAACATATCATTATTTCTCAAATGCCGAAAAGAAGTGCATTATTAGCTTTGTTGATCAAGGAGTTAGCAAATTAA
- a CDS encoding Lrp/AsnC family transcriptional regulator gives MSSIKKVEEAPLNLDELDFDIIKRLQTDGRTSYTDISEELGVTVGTVRNRVQRLIENQILKIVGVVNPFKTGSPSVTIFGMKVRHQKLDHVIKKLVAIPEVRFVAAATGVYDLYVEVITSSNEELYRVMKNGISPIDGIESIESSLILEIFKQSYDWDVGSQSSQ, from the coding sequence ATGAGTTCCATTAAAAAGGTTGAAGAAGCCCCGCTGAATTTGGATGAACTAGATTTCGACATCATTAAAAGGTTACAAACGGATGGTAGAACTTCCTATACTGACATTTCAGAGGAACTAGGTGTTACTGTCGGGACCGTAAGAAACAGAGTTCAAAGACTGATAGAAAACCAAATTCTTAAAATTGTAGGTGTAGTCAATCCATTTAAGACAGGAAGTCCTAGTGTGACCATCTTTGGAATGAAGGTGCGTCATCAGAAATTAGACCATGTTATAAAAAAACTAGTTGCGATTCCAGAGGTCCGCTTTGTAGCCGCCGCAACGGGTGTCTATGACTTATATGTGGAAGTAATTACGTCCTCGAATGAGGAACTTTATCGGGTTATGAAGAATGGCATTAGCCCAATCGATGGTATTGAATCGATAGAGTCTTCGTTGATTTTGGAAATCTTTAAGCAGAGCTATGATTGGGATGTTGGTTCACAATCTTCTCAATAA
- a CDS encoding ROK family glucokinase, giving the protein MEEKWLVGVDIGGTTIKMAFISLNGDILYSWEIDTDKRDSGRHIPTSIIRSIDQKLTELNQTKNQLIGIGIGAPGPVNAEDGSIEVAVNLGWEHFPLQAILERETSLPVVVDNDANIAAIGEMWKGAGKGAKNLICVTLGTGVGGGIIVNGEVVHGVNGAGGEIGHMTSVPKNGSPCNCGKSGCLETVASATGIVRLAIEELACGDDISQLGDYYEKHQTITAKQVFDAANEADELAKRVIHQVAHHLGLALANLANGLNPEKIVIGGGVSKAGDALLGPLKEDFVLFAFPRVAQGIEIVTATLGNNAGVIGGAWLAKEKLFNKSKLQ; this is encoded by the coding sequence ATGGAAGAAAAATGGTTAGTTGGTGTTGATATAGGTGGTACGACAATTAAAATGGCATTTATCAGTCTTAATGGCGATATCCTTTATAGCTGGGAAATTGATACGGACAAAAGAGATAGCGGCCGACATATCCCCACTTCTATTATAAGATCGATAGATCAAAAGTTAACAGAATTAAATCAAACAAAAAACCAACTAATCGGTATCGGAATTGGAGCCCCGGGTCCTGTTAATGCGGAGGACGGTTCCATTGAAGTGGCTGTTAACTTGGGCTGGGAGCACTTCCCTTTACAAGCTATTCTCGAGCGGGAAACATCGTTGCCGGTAGTTGTTGACAATGATGCTAATATTGCTGCAATAGGTGAAATGTGGAAAGGTGCTGGCAAAGGGGCTAAAAACTTAATCTGTGTAACATTAGGAACGGGTGTTGGAGGCGGAATTATCGTTAATGGAGAGGTTGTGCATGGTGTAAATGGAGCCGGTGGTGAAATTGGTCATATGACATCTGTTCCTAAAAACGGTTCACCGTGTAATTGCGGGAAATCGGGATGTTTGGAAACTGTAGCATCCGCAACAGGTATTGTCCGCTTAGCAATAGAGGAATTAGCTTGTGGCGATGATATAAGTCAATTAGGAGACTATTATGAGAAGCATCAAACAATAACTGCCAAACAAGTTTTTGATGCTGCAAACGAAGCGGATGAACTCGCCAAGAGAGTCATTCATCAGGTTGCCCACCATTTAGGATTGGCTCTGGCGAATTTAGCTAATGGCTTAAATCCTGAAAAAATTGTCATTGGAGGCGGTGTTTCGAAAGCGGGTGATGCATTGTTGGGACCTTTAAAAGAGGACTTTGTTTTATTTGCGTTTCCGAGAGTGGCACAAGGTATAGAGATTGTTACTGCCACACTAGGCAATAATGCAGGGGTGATTGGAGGAGCATGGTTGGCAAAAGAAAAACTATTTAATAAGTCTAAACTCCAATAA
- a CDS encoding Gfo/Idh/MocA family oxidoreductase — MKKLNVGMIGGGFMGKAHSLAYAGMPMFFWPAPAIPHRHTVVDVNEQLAKDAAARLGFDNYSTDWRAVVNDPEIDVIDIVTPNNTHAEIAIAAAKAGKHIICEKPLSLGAEQAKEMLEAVKTAGVKHAVAFNYRRTPAVALAKKYIEEGRIGKVLSFRGTYLQDWSADPNSPLSWRFQKKIAGSGALGDIGTHVVDFARYLVGEITDVNAMTRTWIPERPVQTGGIDKLGTVKTGGNDVPKAAVDVDDEVITMVKFDNGAIGTIEATRNAWGRNNFLTFEIHGEKGSLYFNYERRDELQVCFADDPSDAKGFRTVYTGPATPYGEGLWPIPALGIGYGETKIIETYDLFKAIAEDTEFSPNFNDGYQIELIADAILESAEKGQWINIEKTAVAVK; from the coding sequence ATGAAAAAATTAAACGTAGGTATGATTGGCGGAGGCTTTATGGGGAAAGCGCATTCTCTTGCATATGCAGGAATGCCAATGTTTTTCTGGCCAGCACCAGCAATCCCTCACCGTCATACAGTAGTAGATGTTAACGAACAATTAGCAAAAGACGCAGCAGCAAGATTAGGATTTGACAATTATTCGACAGATTGGAGAGCTGTTGTTAACGATCCGGAAATTGATGTTATTGATATTGTTACTCCAAATAATACGCATGCTGAAATTGCAATTGCAGCAGCAAAAGCTGGTAAACATATTATCTGCGAAAAACCATTGTCATTAGGTGCTGAACAAGCGAAGGAAATGTTAGAAGCAGTAAAAACAGCAGGTGTAAAACATGCAGTTGCCTTCAACTACAGAAGAACACCGGCGGTTGCGCTTGCGAAAAAATATATTGAGGAAGGAAGAATTGGAAAAGTTCTAAGCTTCCGTGGAACGTATTTACAAGACTGGTCTGCTGATCCAAATTCACCATTATCATGGCGCTTCCAAAAGAAAATCGCTGGTTCTGGTGCTCTAGGTGATATCGGAACACACGTAGTTGATTTTGCCCGTTACCTTGTTGGTGAAATTACAGATGTAAATGCGATGACAAGAACATGGATTCCAGAAAGACCAGTTCAAACTGGCGGTATTGATAAATTAGGCACAGTGAAAACCGGTGGAAATGATGTACCAAAAGCGGCAGTCGATGTAGACGACGAAGTGATTACCATGGTTAAGTTTGATAATGGTGCTATTGGAACGATTGAAGCAACACGTAATGCATGGGGGCGTAACAACTTCCTAACCTTTGAAATTCACGGTGAAAAAGGTTCTCTATACTTTAACTATGAGCGCCGTGACGAGCTTCAAGTTTGCTTCGCTGATGATCCAAGCGATGCAAAAGGCTTCAGAACGGTTTATACAGGACCTGCCACTCCTTATGGTGAAGGATTATGGCCAATCCCTGCTCTAGGTATTGGTTACGGCGAAACAAAAATCATTGAAACATATGATTTGTTTAAAGCAATTGCTGAAGATACAGAGTTTTCACCAAACTTCAATGATGGCTACCAAATTGAATTAATCGCAGATGCAATCCTTGAATCAGCTGAAAAAGGTCAATGGATAAATATTGAAAAAACAGCAGTAGCTGTAAAATAA
- a CDS encoding AraC family ligand binding domain-containing protein, translating into MGKSSILLNTPRFFTIREINENSPNWFKQHSDNDYTELIYIQQGCGEFFFEEKPFIGQEGDLIILHPFSPIKENLVLRILLKGFLSVFQICISMVTIKAG; encoded by the coding sequence GTGGGGAAATCCTCTATTCTATTAAATACTCCTCGGTTTTTTACTATAAGAGAAATAAATGAAAATAGTCCTAATTGGTTTAAACAGCATTCCGATAATGATTATACAGAGTTAATATATATTCAACAGGGGTGTGGAGAATTTTTTTTTGAAGAAAAACCTTTTATAGGACAAGAAGGAGATCTTATTATTCTTCATCCTTTTAGTCCTATCAAGGAAAATCTTGTATTGAGGATCCTCTTAAAGGGATTTCTATCTGTTTTTCAAATCTGCATATCAATGGTAACGATAAAGGCTGGTTAA
- a CDS encoding putative quinol monooxygenase codes for MMIIIHAYFKVDPGHRQSFLDEAKLVTEPSQAEEGNISYQYYEHPEQANTFVFVEVWKDQAAIDVHEATAYFQNFIHAVPGLISEPIQVQLFEATEIKGA; via the coding sequence ATGATGATTATCATTCATGCGTATTTTAAAGTGGATCCAGGGCATCGCCAATCATTCCTGGACGAAGCTAAACTAGTAACGGAACCATCTCAAGCGGAAGAAGGCAATATTAGCTATCAATATTATGAACATCCAGAACAGGCCAATACCTTTGTGTTTGTAGAAGTGTGGAAGGATCAAGCGGCAATTGACGTTCATGAAGCAACCGCTTATTTCCAAAACTTTATCCATGCTGTCCCAGGACTAATAAGCGAACCAATCCAAGTACAACTATTTGAAGCGACCGAAATAAAAGGTGCCTAA
- a CDS encoding sugar phosphate isomerase/epimerase family protein, which translates to MFNYSATQWIFGNESLEDSLKRLKKYGYQGVELAGEPYSIDVEETKELLKKYELECSTICGIYTPERDLSSSNDEIRKNAVEYVKNSVDLAKTLNASTVIVVPTRVGKLGPETTLEEEWNNAVLSVKEAGLYAKEQGITLAIEALNRYETYLVNNLTLALRFVEEVNVEGVGIMADLFHMSIEERSMTESIKKISRYLAHVHIADNTREAAGLGQTDFRPVISLLKELGYKGYITMEFLPAVSNPYVASGLRGESTIFDDFTKQSIEHMKEIVGAIS; encoded by the coding sequence ATGTTCAATTATAGTGCCACACAATGGATATTCGGAAATGAAAGCTTAGAAGATAGCTTAAAAAGGCTGAAGAAATATGGTTATCAGGGTGTCGAACTAGCAGGAGAGCCATATTCCATTGATGTTGAGGAAACCAAAGAACTTTTAAAAAAGTATGAATTGGAATGCAGTACCATTTGTGGAATTTATACTCCTGAAAGAGATCTTTCCTCATCAAACGATGAAATTAGAAAAAATGCAGTGGAATATGTAAAAAATTCGGTTGATTTAGCGAAAACATTAAATGCCTCAACCGTTATTGTCGTTCCTACACGTGTTGGCAAACTTGGTCCAGAAACGACTCTTGAAGAAGAATGGAATAATGCCGTTTTGAGTGTGAAAGAGGCGGGGCTATACGCTAAGGAACAAGGAATCACCCTGGCAATTGAAGCATTAAATCGTTATGAGACCTATTTAGTTAATAACCTGACATTAGCCTTACGTTTTGTTGAGGAAGTTAATGTAGAAGGTGTAGGGATTATGGCTGATCTGTTCCACATGAGCATAGAGGAACGAAGTATGACTGAATCGATAAAGAAAATTTCCCGTTATCTTGCCCATGTACACATTGCTGATAACACAAGGGAAGCAGCGGGACTAGGGCAAACGGATTTTAGACCAGTCATTTCGCTACTTAAAGAACTAGGTTATAAGGGCTATATTACGATGGAGTTCCTTCCTGCCGTGTCAAATCCTTACGTAGCATCAGGCCTTCGAGGTGAATCTACTATTTTTGATGACTTCACGAAGCAATCTATCGAACATATGAAAGAAATTGTTGGAGCAATATCATAA
- a CDS encoding zinc-dependent alcohol dehydrogenase family protein, with protein sequence MAQNTLVNNQGTDSGFDQKEMKAAVTYAAHDLKIETVPVPEINDNEVLIKVKACGICGTDPHIYNGHFPAPMPLIQGHEFAGEVVKIGASVTSVAVGDRVTADINISCGNCYYCRTGQKLFCENIKQLGVHTNGAFAEFVKAPENNTYKLPEGMSWEEGAYIEPLACVIRGQERANVVMGNIVAIIGAGPMGLAHAVMAKLNGASKVIISEMNKARLQKARELGVDVVIDASEKDPIQEVFHATEGRGADVVFEVVGAMPTYRQAFQMVRKGGTILAYGAAPADATLDVKPFEIFSKELTIVGSYAGTYGTWTKAIQLLSSKRFNPKAIFSKTIKLDQLEEGIVEADKNKDTIKILVEID encoded by the coding sequence ATGGCTCAGAACACATTAGTTAACAATCAAGGTACAGATTCCGGGTTTGATCAAAAAGAAATGAAAGCCGCAGTAACTTATGCAGCACATGACTTAAAAATTGAAACGGTACCTGTTCCAGAAATTAACGATAACGAGGTTCTCATCAAGGTTAAAGCTTGTGGAATATGTGGAACAGACCCACATATTTACAACGGTCATTTCCCTGCTCCTATGCCATTAATCCAAGGTCATGAATTTGCTGGGGAAGTTGTCAAGATAGGAGCTTCCGTTACCAGTGTAGCAGTTGGTGATCGAGTAACTGCTGATATTAATATTAGCTGCGGAAATTGTTATTATTGCCGTACAGGCCAAAAGCTTTTCTGTGAGAACATTAAACAACTTGGTGTTCATACAAACGGAGCATTTGCTGAATTTGTAAAAGCGCCGGAAAATAATACTTATAAGTTACCAGAAGGAATGTCTTGGGAGGAAGGTGCTTACATTGAACCGCTAGCTTGTGTTATTCGCGGGCAAGAGAGGGCAAATGTAGTCATGGGAAATATCGTCGCGATTATTGGTGCAGGTCCAATGGGTCTGGCGCATGCTGTTATGGCAAAGTTAAATGGAGCAAGCAAGGTAATTATTTCGGAAATGAACAAAGCGCGTCTTCAGAAAGCAAGAGAACTGGGAGTAGACGTTGTTATTGATGCATCAGAAAAGGACCCTATTCAAGAAGTCTTTCATGCGACGGAAGGAAGAGGTGCTGATGTTGTATTCGAAGTAGTTGGAGCAATGCCAACTTATAGACAAGCTTTCCAAATGGTTAGAAAAGGCGGGACAATCTTAGCATACGGTGCAGCCCCTGCTGATGCAACACTAGATGTGAAGCCATTTGAAATCTTTAGTAAGGAACTTACCATTGTAGGTTCATATGCAGGTACTTATGGAACTTGGACTAAAGCGATTCAATTACTTTCATCAAAGAGATTTAATCCAAAAGCGATCTTCAGTAAGACAATTAAATTAGATCAATTAGAAGAAGGTATTGTAGAGGCAGACAAAAACAAAGACACTATTAAAATCTTAGTTGAAATTGATTAA
- a CDS encoding sugar phosphate isomerase/epimerase family protein, which produces MIKYSYNTLVYAGEDIETSIARLAKFGYNGVEFVGEPEQMDADRIKELLAKYNIEASTICAIYNAERDLVSSNENIRKNAVNYLKSCVDFASKIGAKGISLTPTACMKIYGEADRETELKWAEEGICEAGIYAGEHGVRLTVEAWNRYENYLINRLEQSLELVNRVNLPSVGVMGDTYHMNIEEVDIADTIRMVGDKLYHLHIADSNRAAPGRGHIDFKPIAQALRDINYSGYLTMELLPPFADPFIGTRCEEFYDQYTEESIIFLKKLFKEEE; this is translated from the coding sequence ATGATTAAGTACTCTTACAACACGCTAGTATATGCAGGAGAAGATATTGAAACTAGTATTGCCAGACTCGCCAAATTTGGTTATAACGGTGTGGAATTTGTTGGTGAGCCAGAACAAATGGATGCTGACCGCATTAAAGAATTACTGGCTAAATATAATATTGAAGCTTCCACAATTTGTGCCATTTATAATGCTGAAAGAGATTTAGTCTCTAGCAATGAAAATATTAGAAAAAATGCAGTCAATTATTTAAAAAGCTGCGTCGATTTTGCCAGCAAAATCGGAGCAAAAGGAATCTCGCTGACTCCAACTGCCTGTATGAAAATTTATGGAGAGGCCGATCGAGAAACTGAGCTAAAGTGGGCTGAGGAAGGAATATGCGAAGCTGGTATTTATGCAGGAGAACATGGTGTCAGGTTGACAGTAGAAGCATGGAATCGCTACGAAAACTATTTAATCAATCGATTAGAGCAATCACTTGAACTGGTTAATCGTGTTAATCTGCCAAGCGTAGGAGTTATGGGTGATACGTATCATATGAATATTGAAGAAGTCGATATTGCGGATACCATCAGAATGGTTGGAGATAAATTATATCACCTTCACATCGCTGACAGTAATAGAGCGGCACCAGGCAGGGGACATATCGATTTTAAGCCAATCGCTCAGGCTTTGCGCGATATTAACTATAGCGGATATTTAACGATGGAGCTATTGCCTCCGTTTGCAGATCCATTTATTGGAACAAGATGTGAAGAGTTTTATGATCAATATACAGAAGAGTCAATCATTTTCCTAAAAAAATTATTTAAGGAGGAAGAATAA